The Candidatus Binataceae bacterium DNA window CGATTGGACGCCGCCATTGTCCTGGCACACCCGTTGGCGCCGCGCAGCTAACTCACCCAAAGCGCGCAACCGCCAGGCTCTTTGTGCCAGAACGACGAGGATGTGGATGTGAAAAAATGACGCGCCCGGCCTGGGCTACGGTTGCATTTGAGGGGGCAAGCGCGGCGGCGAAACGATGACGAGGTTCAACTCGTGCTTCGACTGTGCGCGGGCGCCGTCGCGCGACTTAACTGCTGGCTTTCAATTCACGCTGCGCCAACGCCAGATCCGCCTCGACCATCATCGCTACCAATTGTGGAAAACTGACCTGCGGCCGCCAATTCAGCACCCGCCGCGCCTTGCTCGCATCACCCTTCAACAGATCCACTTCCGCCGGTCGGGTTAAGCGCTCATCGAAATCGACATACTTATGCCAATCCAATCCCAGATGAGCAAACGCCAACTCCAGAAATTCCCGCACCGAATGGCTTTCGCCGGTGGCTACCACGTAATCCTCGGGCTTGGGCTGCTGTAGCATCGCCCACATCGCCACCACGTAATCGCCCGCAAACCCCCAATCCCGACGCGCCTCCAGATTGCCCAGCGCCAAGCGCTTTTGCAGCCCCACCGCAATTCGGGTGGCGCTGCGACTGATTTTGCGCGTCACGAAGTTTTCGCCCCGCCGCGGCGATTCATGATTGAACAGGATCCCATTAACCGCGAACAGTCCGTACGCCTCGCGGTAATTGAGCACCTGCCAATGCGCGTACACCTTGGCACAGGCGTAAGGACTGCGGGGATGGAACGGCGTGGTCTCGCGCTGGGGTACCTCCGCCGCCTGGCCAAACATTTCCGACGATCCCGCCTGATAAAGTCGCACCTCGCGCTGGTTATTGCGGCTATGGTCACGCACTGCCTCCAGCAGGCGCAAGGCACCCAATCCCACAACGTCCGCAGTGTACTCGGGTTGGTCGAAAGAGATCCGCACGTGCGACTGCGCCGCTAAATTGTAAACTTCGTCGGGCGCCGTCAGCTCCAGCACCCGACGCAACCCGGTTCCATCGCCCAGATCGCCGTAATGCAGCTTGAGTGCCGCTTCTTGGTCATAACCGCGACGCAGATGGTCGATCCGGCCGGTGGCAAAGCTTGAGGTCCGCCGCACTAGACCATGCACCGTATAGCCCTTGCTCAGCAGCAACTCGGCCAGATACGAACCGTCTTGCCCCGTGATACCGGTTATCAGCGCGCTTTTTCCCATGATCGCCTCTTCAGACTCGTTCTCGCCGCCACACGCCGCGCCACCATCGCTAAAATCCCTCCGACATCAGTGCATACAGCTCGTGAGCAACATTGCTCATCACCTGATGGCTAGCGATTGTTTGCTGAGTCTGCGCGACCTGAATATCGGTGAGCTGACCGATATCGCGCGCGCGGAAGTTTTGCTGCAGAAAAACCGGCGAACTGGGCAACAGCGCCGAAGCCACATCCGCGAAGCGCTGAGTCGAGGAAATCCCGTTCTCGCTCCAGATTACCTTGCCACTGTGTCCGTCGGTGAGTTGCGCGCTGACCGAGAGCTGACGGATCGAATTGGTGGGCTCGTCTACCGAGTTGAGCGATCCGGGTTCAGTCTGGACGTTGTTGATCGTACCAGTCAAAACCAAGTCGGCGTCAGCCGGACTATCCACCAGCGTCAAGCGATCGTGATTGGCGATTTCGTCCTTGACGTAGCGCATGAAGGGTTCGGCAATTCCGGTGGTGCGACTCATATTGGCGAATTGCGCGACATAAATGGTTTGCGCCGATGCCGGCAAGCCTGGGCCTTGCGCCTCGAACTCATAGCCGCAGCCACTCAACGCCGTCGCCAACACGATTGCAACCAGCGGCATTAGATTTAAGCTAGCCGATTTATGTCTATCCAGCGCAAACATATGACCTACCTGTAACCGGTCAGAAAACCGGTGCTGCGTACCGCCCCGAAAGGGCTTAGTTGGAAAGGATTGGAGCCAAAGGGGTTGGTACCCACCGAGCCCAGTCCGCCCAGAGTAATCTGGAAGGTGAAGGCGGTTTGGACCGGCGCGATAGTTTGCGTCAGGCCAAAGTCGGCGGCCCAGCAATTACAAGGTGACTTAAGCCGCACCCCATAATTGGTGGCGAGAAATTTGTGCGTAGCCAAGTCATAGCTGGGACCGAAAAACAGGCCAGCCCGCCTGAACAATTCATAATAGGTTTGGAAGGTTAGATAATTCACCCGTGCCGCGTTGGGGGGCGCGAACACAAGCGCGCTCGGATTAAGATAGCTGTAACTCAAAGTGAAAAACGACCCTACCACCGATCGCCCCATGTAGACCGGAGAGACATTGGGCTCCCAAGGCGGCTGGAAATTGAACGACAGGTTGCCCGCATCCAGGGTATGCGGCCCTGCTACGTCGTAATCCAGGCTACCTGAAAACCAACCCAACCGGGTGGGCAAAAACGAAGCATACATTTCCAGGTCCGACATATGCGACCCACTGGCCGCCACCGGATGGGAAGTGTCGTAGGACTGCAGTACAGTCAAATCCAGCAGATCTTCCAATCCGCCCACCCCAAGCAGCCGGCCCGGACTGAACGCGGTCAACAACGGCCCCTGCGAGCTGGCGGTCTCCGTCGTGCTCAGGGGCGGCGGTTGCGAGTTGGTTGAGGGAAATTTGGCCAAAAACCGGGTAGAAAAGCCATAGGTTACCAGACTGCGCCCTTCCACCCGATCGATTTCATCGAAGATCGGCAGATTGCCCTGGTCAATATTGGGCACGTATGCGTAATAGACGAACGGCTCGATAGTTTGGCGCAGTTTCTCAAGCGAGTTCCAATTTGGACTGAAGACCCGGCCCACGATAGTCGAGAGCTGAAAGTTGAAATATGGAATCGGGTCGCGGACCAGCAGTCCTCCCTGCGCCAACGGCCCCAAATACAGGCCGTTGTTGAACAGCCGCCCTCCGGTATCCACCGGCGTAATCCCGACCTGATGGCCCGAAACATCGTAAAAGGTGTTGTACATCCCTGCCGAGGCCGAGCCATAGAAGTACCGATCCCAGCGAAAGGGTACGCTCACGCTGGGCTGCAGATTCAGCCGGGCCCCACCCTGCCCCTGATCCCGCCAGAAGTCCGCCAACTCCGCGTCATAATCGGTATAAGCAAAGCTCAAATCGCCCGGCAACGCAGCCCGGCCGCTAACCAACCCGTCAAAGGGCTCCTGCAGGTCAAGCCGTGGATCTTGAATCAAATCCTGGTACCAGATGCTGCGCACCTGCGCATAACCGTTGGTAAAATCGTCAATCACTCCCACATCCGAGGTGGTATAGCGCAGCAGGTTTATCCCCGAGCTGTAATTGTAATCATTAGAAAGTGTCCACACGTCCAGATCCCGCAGCAGCAACGGATCGGTGACATTGAGCGAGTCGGCGTAAACCGTCAGATTGTCGCCGACATGCTGGCGTAACATGCCGATTGCGTCCAAACGATTGATTGGAATGTTCTTGTCATACAACTGAGAATCGAAAATCGAGGAGGCGCGATTGGCATTGGAGCGCAAAAACTCGTTAAAGTAGCCGCCGTCGATCCAGAAATAATCGTCCGGCCCGTTATCCAGCCGGTACTCGCCGTACAACCCTACTCGCTGCGACGTCTCCACGTCCGCCGCCACGGTGGCATCCGAACTGCGGCTGATGTCCAAAAAATAGGGCTGAATCACCTGAAAGCCCCGAAAGTTGGAAATCGTCGGCTGCGGGCTGAGCAGGCCGCTGGCCCGATCGATGCCCACTGGAAACCAAACCTTGGGCAGCGCCGTCGGCAGGATCGGATAGCCCAGCACGTCGAACTGCGTGCCGCGCGCGGTCGCCGTCCCAGGCACCTCGACATCCATTTCCTGCGCCGAGATACTCCAGGCCGGGGGCCCTTCACCACATTGGCAGGCAGTGAACGTCCCACTACGGATCAGGTAGCGCTGACCCTCCTTCTTTTCGACATGTTTGCCCTGCAACTTGAAGGTTTGATTGCGTGAGCGGATCAACGCGTCGTCCAACTCTCCGGTCTCGTTGGTCAGGTCCAGTGTCGCGCAACTGGCATATACATCCGCTTGCGGATCGCTTAGATGGACCTGTCCGGTGGCACGTGCGCGCTGGCGTCTGGGCTCAAAATCGATCTCGTGCGCGGTCAGCAGCCGCGGTCCCTGTTGCAGGCTGGAATTGCCCACGACCACGAAGCGGTTAAGCCGCGAGTCATAAGTCATGCTCTCGCCCGCCACATGGACCGGTGCGCTCAATTGCACCCGGGTAGGTAGCACCCCTTTGGCCTGAGCGGCGGCGTTGACCGCCATCAGCAGCCCCAGCGCGCCGGCGCCCAGGGCCGATAAGGTGCGGCGCTGGCCAAGCCGAAACCATGCTCGTCCGGATAGCGTGGGCCTACTCCCTGCGCCCCTTTAACATGGCGCTTCGGGAAAAAGCCCCCGGCGTCCACTGGCCGCCAGGAAATACGGGTACACGTCGCCGATTAGATAGACCGAACCGGTCACTAGAATAAAATCCTGCGGCGTCGCCTCCGCCATCAGCCGGGCCATCGCCGTCGCGGGCTCTTCGATGACCCGCGTCGGCACCGGCGCGAAATGCTCGGTCAGACGGTGCGGATCAAGCGGCCGCTTGGGTTTGACCCGAGTCAACGTAACATCGCTAACCCATGGCGCCAGTTGCCGTGCCATCTGCGCCCACTGCTTGTCCGCCAGGCAGCCGAAGAGCAAACGTGGCCGTGGCTGCTGGCCGATTTCCTCATGCACCGTGCGCAGCAAGGCCGCGATACTCAGTTCGTTGTGTGCGCAATCCAACACCACCAGCGGCCGACGTGAGACCGTGTCGAAACGCCCAGGCCAGTCCACCTCGGCCAAACCCCGGCGTATCGCCGCCTCCTCCAGCGCCCATCCCATCCCGCGCAAGATTTCCAGCGCGGCTAGCGCAATCGCTGCGTTTTCCTGCTGAAACTGCCCCGCCAGCCCCAGCTCCACCTGCGCCAGTTCCAGGCCCAACCCGTGATAATCCAATCGATGGGCCCGAGGATACGAACGATAATCGAAGTCGCGCTCGACCAGCATCGCCGCCGATCTGCGTTGTGCCGCGATCGCGGTAAGCGTCTGGCGCGCCTCGGGGTCACGCGTACCTATCACCACCGGCACCCCGGGCTTGATGATCCCACCCTTCTCTCCCGCAATCGACGCGATGGTATAGCCCAGGTATTCCATGTGATCGAAGCCGATAGGCGTGATGACGCTGAGCACGGGACTGACCACATTGGTGGAATCCAGGCGACCGCCCAGACCAGTCTCAATCACCGCCACGTCGACCTTGGCCTGGGCAAAATACAGGAACATGAGCGCCACAGTGAATTCGAAAAACGTCAGCGCCATCCCGGCTCGCTCGTACAACGCGCGCAACGTCTCGATATAATCGAGCAGCACGGCGGCCGGGATCTGAGCGCCATTTATTCGGGTACGCTCGGCCAGGTTTACCAAATGCGGCTTGGTGTACAGCCCACAGCGGTAGCCCGCGGCCCGCAGACAGCTATCCACCATCGCTGCCACCGAGCCCTTGCCCTTGGTCCCTGCGATATGGACCACCTGCAGACGTCGATGGGGATCGCCGAGCAGCCGCAGCGCCGCCTCCATCCGTTCCAGCTTGTAGATTTCGCCCCGGCTTTCCAGCCCGTAGAGCCATTCTAGAGTCTGTTGTAGCCGATCCATCAGGGCTGCGATTGTAATCCCACCGTCACGCCTGCGAAAGCACTGTGGCCCATCTTAGAGCGATCACCCTGCCCCGGGCAGGGCACCTGCCTGGTTTATCGCCCCTGCACTGCCCAGCCCAAAGCCGCCGAGGGTAGCGGTACGCCACCCACGGGTGTAAAAACACAAGCTGCCGGCACCTTGGTAACGGTGCACCATCTAACAGGAGGAGGACCTCGTCCGATGGCACGCGTCCCCTATCTGAGCAAGCAAGACTTGCCCGCCGAACACCAGGATCTGCTGGAGAGCAAACTCAATCTGCGCAAGGCCCTGGTCAACAGTCCGCTCGCGGCCCGCGCCTCCAGCCAAGTCGCGATGTTCATCCGCCATCATAGCCGCCTGGATCCACGCCTGCGCGAGATGGCCTTGCTTCAGGTCGGCTACTCAACCCGCTGTGCCTACGAATATGCCCACCATATCGAATTGGGCCGCCAATTCGGGGTGTCGGATGACGACATCCGAGCGATCGCCAAGGAAACTGCCGGCCAGTCCACTCACCTGTCGCCCCTGGACCGAGCAGTGCTGCGCGCGGCACGCGAGATGACCGCCGAGCTGGCCATTAGCGATCGCACTTTCGAGATTCTACGCCAGCATCTGGACCCCGAGCGGCTGGTCGATCTGGTCACCGCCATTGGCCACTACAATGGCACGGCGCGCACCCTACTTTCACTGCAGATCGATCTCGAAGAAGAGTATCGGCACTATCTGGACGAATTCCCGCTGCCCTGAAAATGGCTGGCCGGCGCAGGCAACGCGCCCCACGATGCTAGGAAAGGAAGGATCGGCGCGCTCCGGCCGTAACTTTAGCTATTCGCTTTGCGCCGCGTCGCTCGCTTGGGCTGGCCCGAAGGCGACCCCGCGGCGCGACTGCCTAATAAATTCGACCAGCTCGTCCACCTCCGCGCCCCGTGGCCCCTGGGCGACCAACTCCGCGAGCGCTAACCTGAGGTTGCGGCGACGCCCAAAGAGAATCTTGAAGGCTTGGCGCAGGGCCCCGATTGTCGCGGGCGCAAATCCTGCCCTGCGCAGCCCTACGACATTGATCGCGCGCACGGTGTGCGTGTCAGATAAAACGCAAAACGGCGGCACGTCCCGGCTGGTGCGCGCCAAGCCGCGCATGAAAGCTAGCCGCCCAATTCTTACGTATTGATGGACCGCGCAGTTGCCCGAGATAATGGCTCGGTCCGCTACCTCTACCCACCCAGCCAAAATTGCGCCGCCGGCGATGATGGTAAAGTTTCCGATCCGGCAGTCGTGCGCCACGTGAGCATTCTGCATCAAGAAGTTATCGTCGCCGATCACCGTGCGCTCGCCATGCTCACTGCCCCGATGAATTGTCACCCCCTCGCGGAAAATGTTGCGCGCCCCGATTCGGACCTCGCGCCGGCCACCGCGGTACTCAACATCTTGCGGCTCGTCTCCGATTACCACGTTGGAATGCAGCACGTTGGCGGGCCCTAGTTCAGTATCGCCCAAAATTGTCACATGGCTAATCAGGCGATTGGCGGGGCCCAGCTTGATCCGGCCCATCAGGTAGCAGAAGGGTCCGATCTCAACCCCTTCGTCCAACTCGACCTCGGGCCCGATCACGGCGCTGGGATGGATCATGCCCCACCCCTTCGGCCACATAGCCTCGCAGGCATCGGTCCGCGGGCTAGTTGAGAAGCTTTTTTTTCCGATCGTCGGGATGAGCCCGGTCGTCCACTTGCCCGCCGGGGACCCGGTATTCTTCTCCGGCCCACAAGCCCAGATCGACCATTTGGCAGCGTTCCGAACAGAACGGCCGATAGCGGTTGGCGGGCGAAATCTCGACCGGCCGTTTGCAAATCGGACATCGCATGACGCTGACTTTCAGTTTGCCAAAGATAGGCCCCCAGGGCAAAGTCCCAAGCTCGAGCCCACCTCCACTCACAGCAGGTCATTGCATGTGCGCAAAAAGCCGCATGACAAACACCAATATTTGCAATGACCCATTGGCTTCATCGGCGCGCTACAAACCTCGCACCGCACCGGTGCGCCCACCTCATCCTCAACCACCCTCTCTTGACCGCCCTTGGCGCTATCCCCATCCATGCCCGCGAGCATCAAGACTCATCCCGCGTTTGTCAACCCCGATGGTGGTCTTTGCTGGCGCCGCGCCGACCGTTTGGGCAAAACGGTTTCTTGCGCGCGAGCGTCAGGCGGTTCGCTGTCGCCCATTGCGCGCCAGCCCAGCACCGCAATCAGCCCCAGCAATACGAACGTGGCGTATAGGGTCCAACGGCTGCCGACCGGGGGCGAGACTGCGGCTCGCCGGATACTATCCAGGTCGTAAGCCGGATCATCCGTACCCGCCGCCTTCGTCTTGTCCATCCGCACCGCGCGAAAAAACGCCCGGCCGGTATTGGTGCTGGAAAACCCACCCAAGCGCAAGGCCAGTTGGATATCAGCACCGCGCCGCCCCACCTTGAGGTAAAATCCAAGCCGCTGCCAGGGCTGGGTTCCGTAAAGCTGGCGCGACATGATGCTATCTTCCAACACGCTTATCGAAGCGCCTGCGCCGCTGGGACCCACGTTCTCGGTGCGCGCCTGCGCGGTGAAGTGGTACCAGCCGGGAGCCAGAGTCAGCTCCTGAGTCCAGCGCGCGTCGTTGGGCTGATGGTTATCGACCTCAAGCTGGCCCGGGCGTCCGGGGATGTGAAGCCATTTATAAGTCGTGTAGCCACTGCTTTCCTGCCAGCCCTGGGTCTGCCAATGGTCGGGGAAATTGCCCGCTCCCATCGACAGATCACCGTTGGCCAACACCTGTGCGCGAGCAGGAGGCGCCAGCATCAGCGCCACCGCCAGTATTGGCAACCAAACCGCGAGCCACCGCATCGGCTTGTGCGCTGTCATATCCAATTTCGCAGTCCAGGTCCTTGCAGCCACATGCGGGCATAATAGCCGGCACGCGACACCGGAATACCCAACCATAGCGGCAAGAAGTAAACAAAACAGAGCGCGATCACCCCCACGAAGACAAGACAGACAAATCGCCCTTCCCACTGGCCCCGCCCCAACAAGGCGGCATAGCCCGCCAGCAGCGCCAGCGCCGCGATCGCGCCCGCCGCTCCCCCGATCCCCAACAGCAAGGGCGGCATCAGGGTCAGCAGCAGGGCAACCTTCTCCAACACCAAAAGTTTGCCCTCCCAACACTCGGTCAAGGTCGCGCCCAAGGCCAAATAGCCCAGATATACGGCTGGCATGTAATGGTACAAAAACAGCGTGCGTCCGATCGGCACCCACATCAGCAAGTAAGAAAGAAAGCCTATCGCCAAAAAGGCTCGGGGCAGGCTGCGCCGCTCGATCGCCTGCATGCCAACAATCAGGATGGCGGTCAGCGCGCCCCACCAGGAAGCCGGATTACCGCCGCCCCAAATCGTGGCGACGTCACCAACCGGCGGAAAATTCTGCCAATAGGCGATGGGCCGCAGCATCAATGGCCAACTCCACCAGGGCGCCGAATAGGGATGGGTGGCGGATGCCACGCTGTTCTCGTACCAGATCACGTCTTTGTAATATTTGAAAAGATCCGCGATGCCGCCCCACCAGCCCAGCAGGTAATGCGGTAAGAACGTCCCAATATAAAAAATCGCCGCCACCGCAGTGACCATCGCCACCGCACCGCTCACCCGCTTCTCGCGCGCGATTTGGGCCGCAGTCCTCACCGCTGCCGGCGCGGGACGACGCCCCGGAGCTGCCCCACCGGCAGGCGACCGTCCCTCGCTCAGCAGTACATAAGTCATAAACCCGACCACCAGCAAATAGGTGATCGCAGGCACGTACAGCTTGGACCCCAGACACAAGCCCAACGTCACCGCCATCGCCAGCAGGGTCCATCGGCGCGCGCGCAGATCCGTGGTCTGGATAAAACGAAACAGCAGCAGGTAGGACCATGCCGCGAAGGTCAGATAGACGATATCGACTACGGCGATGCGGGAATCGACGATAAACATTCCGTCGCACAGGACAAACGCCGCCGCCAAAGTGCCAGTCATGCGGGAGTTGAACATCCGCCGGCCCAACAGGTAGGTGATCGCCACCAGGGCCGTCCCCACGCTGGCGTTGCCCAGCCGCCAAGCCCAGGGGTGATCGCCAAACAGCCAGATACCCAACGCGATCAGCAGCTTGGCTAGCGGCGGATGGGGATCCAGGAATTGTTCGCCATGCAGATAATGGCGCGCCTGTCCAACAAAGTGAACTTCATCAAAAACGATCTCGTTGGGTCGCCCCAGATGCCAGAAGTGCAGCACCGCCGCCGCCACCACCAACACCAGCACGATATAGCCATCAAGCCGCTGCCACCGCGGACATCGCCCCTCATCGACCGCCGCCGACTTGCCTCCCGTCACCGAGTGTTCAGCGGCACGTAGGCGCGCCCCCGTTGCGGCCTGGACCTGCTGCCACAAAGCTGGCACCCTGGGCGGCCCTGCCCCTGCTCGCGCCGCCATCCAGCTCCAGTACGCCGCGGCACCTAGCGCCGCCGTGTTGATCACCGCGGTGAACATCGCCAGCGGATCGTGGCTTGGAAAAAAATAGTTGTGCTCCAGGGCACTCTTCACATCCGCCAGATTGAACAGGAAGGTGGCGCTAAGCACCGCCAGCACCGCCAGCATCCAGCCCGATTCCACCGCTAGCGGCACCGCGAACACCAACGCCGGGTATAGGTAGCGCTCATGCATTCGCGGCGCGAACATGAAGAAGCCGAACACGGCCAGGAAGCATACCGCCAGCATGTTTTCCGCCGAGCGTCGGCGCCATAGTAGCAACGCCAGCCCCAGATACATCAGCGCCAACAGCCCCATCCCGATTGTAAAGTACGACAGCCCCGCCACTCGGTTGGCATCCGCCTGGCGCAAACCGCCAAGCAAGCCCATGAAGTTAAACGCATTGACCGAGGTCTCGTGATAATAGGCCGCGGTCGATCCGTACAACGACACCAGCCAGCTCCACGGCCGCCCGCTCTGAAATGGCCCGGCTCCAATCACACCCACCGCGGCAAACCCCAACACCGAAGTCCCCCAAGTCGCCGGGCGCGCCCGTATCAGCGTCCATAACGCCAAAATCGGCAGCAACGCCAAGGCCTGCGGCTTGGTCAGCACCGCCAACGCCGCCATGCCCCAGCTCAGCTCGAATTCACCATCGATCGCCAGCACCGTCGCCAGCAGCATCATCAAAGTGAACACCGAATCGCTCTGTCCCCAGACGACGGTGTCAAACAGCAGGGCCGGGTTAAGCGCGAACAAGATCAGCCCCAGCCATGCCATCGCTGGCTGGCGGCGGCGGACGATAACGAATACCAGCCAGCCCAGGACCAAGTCGCCAATCAGGGCGGGAGTTTCGATTATCCAACGCGCCAAGTCGCCCGAAATCCCCAGCTCGCGAACCAACGCTCCCGCCGCCCACAAGCCGTACAGGTAACCCGGTGGATAGTCCAAAAAGTAACCCGGTTGATACATTCGCGCCGGGCCGCCGTCGGCCATCCGTAGCGCCCACGCCTGATAGCTGCCCACGTCGATGCCCAAGCCTGGAAAGATGGGCAAAGTGGCGAATTTGAGCACCCCCAGCCCTGCCAACAGCAGCAGAGCCCATCCTAGACTGGAGTCGCCGGCGCGCATCAGCGGCCTGCTGTAAATCCACAGGCAATATAGCACCAACCCTACCAGCACCAGCCCAGCCAGTATCCCAGGCGCGCTTGCGGAGCCGCTCGTCGAAGCCGTCGCAGCCCACCCATTCGCCACTGGAAGCGCCAGCGCGACCAAGACCGCTGCGAGCAGGTGCCTATAACCTGAAGCGCAATTGGCAAGGAGCAACCTGATCTGGTTCATTTCGCTAAAGCGTCGCGTCGATCGATGTGCTTCTGGCAGGTTAGCTGGCTTGCGCCACCGGTGCCAGAAAGCCGCGCGGCCGTCGCTTCGCTCCGGCCCAGGCGCGGCCT harbors:
- the gmd gene encoding GDP-mannose 4,6-dehydratase; protein product: MGKSALITGITGQDGSYLAELLLSKGYTVHGLVRRTSSFATGRIDHLRRGYDQEAALKLHYGDLGDGTGLRRVLELTAPDEVYNLAAQSHVRISFDQPEYTADVVGLGALRLLEAVRDHSRNNQREVRLYQAGSSEMFGQAAEVPQRETTPFHPRSPYACAKVYAHWQVLNYREAYGLFAVNGILFNHESPRRGENFVTRKISRSATRIAVGLQKRLALGNLEARRDWGFAGDYVVAMWAMLQQPKPEDYVVATGESHSVREFLELAFAHLGLDWHKYVDFDERLTRPAEVDLLKGDASKARRVLNWRPQVSFPQLVAMMVEADLALAQRELKASS
- the lptE gene encoding LPS assembly lipoprotein LptE; this encodes MPLVAIVLATALSGCGYEFEAQGPGLPASAQTIYVAQFANMSRTTGIAEPFMRYVKDEIANHDRLTLVDSPADADLVLTGTINNVQTEPGSLNSVDEPTNSIRQLSVSAQLTDGHSGKVIWSENGISSTQRFADVASALLPSSPVFLQQNFRARDIGQLTDIQVAQTQQTIASHQVMSNVAHELYALMSEGF
- the lptD gene encoding LPS assembly protein LptD, which encodes MAVNAAAQAKGVLPTRVQLSAPVHVAGESMTYDSRLNRFVVVGNSSLQQGPRLLTAHEIDFEPRRQRARATGQVHLSDPQADVYASCATLDLTNETGELDDALIRSRNQTFKLQGKHVEKKEGQRYLIRSGTFTACQCGEGPPAWSISAQEMDVEVPGTATARGTQFDVLGYPILPTALPKVWFPVGIDRASGLLSPQPTISNFRGFQVIQPYFLDISRSSDATVAADVETSQRVGLYGEYRLDNGPDDYFWIDGGYFNEFLRSNANRASSIFDSQLYDKNIPINRLDAIGMLRQHVGDNLTVYADSLNVTDPLLLRDLDVWTLSNDYNYSSGINLLRYTTSDVGVIDDFTNGYAQVRSIWYQDLIQDPRLDLQEPFDGLVSGRAALPGDLSFAYTDYDAELADFWRDQGQGGARLNLQPSVSVPFRWDRYFYGSASAGMYNTFYDVSGHQVGITPVDTGGRLFNNGLYLGPLAQGGLLVRDPIPYFNFQLSTIVGRVFSPNWNSLEKLRQTIEPFVYYAYVPNIDQGNLPIFDEIDRVEGRSLVTYGFSTRFLAKFPSTNSQPPPLSTTETASSQGPLLTAFSPGRLLGVGGLEDLLDLTVLQSYDTSHPVAASGSHMSDLEMYASFLPTRLGWFSGSLDYDVAGPHTLDAGNLSFNFQPPWEPNVSPVYMGRSVVGSFFTLSYSYLNPSALVFAPPNAARVNYLTFQTYYELFRRAGLFFGPSYDLATHKFLATNYGVRLKSPCNCWAADFGLTQTIAPVQTAFTFQITLGGLGSVGTNPFGSNPFQLSPFGAVRSTGFLTGYR
- a CDS encoding folylpolyglutamate synthase/dihydrofolate synthase family protein, which translates into the protein MDRLQQTLEWLYGLESRGEIYKLERMEAALRLLGDPHRRLQVVHIAGTKGKGSVAAMVDSCLRAAGYRCGLYTKPHLVNLAERTRINGAQIPAAVLLDYIETLRALYERAGMALTFFEFTVALMFLYFAQAKVDVAVIETGLGGRLDSTNVVSPVLSVITPIGFDHMEYLGYTIASIAGEKGGIIKPGVPVVIGTRDPEARQTLTAIAAQRRSAAMLVERDFDYRSYPRAHRLDYHGLGLELAQVELGLAGQFQQENAAIALAALEILRGMGWALEEAAIRRGLAEVDWPGRFDTVSRRPLVVLDCAHNELSIAALLRTVHEEIGQQPRPRLLFGCLADKQWAQMARQLAPWVSDVTLTRVKPKRPLDPHRLTEHFAPVPTRVIEEPATAMARLMAEATPQDFILVTGSVYLIGDVYPYFLAASGRRGLFPEAPC
- a CDS encoding carboxymuconolactone decarboxylase family protein, which codes for MARVPYLSKQDLPAEHQDLLESKLNLRKALVNSPLAARASSQVAMFIRHHSRLDPRLREMALLQVGYSTRCAYEYAHHIELGRQFGVSDDDIRAIAKETAGQSTHLSPLDRAVLRAAREMTAELAISDRTFEILRQHLDPERLVDLVTAIGHYNGTARTLLSLQIDLEEEYRHYLDEFPLP
- the lpxA gene encoding acyl-ACP--UDP-N-acetylglucosamine O-acyltransferase; this translates as MIHPSAVIGPEVELDEGVEIGPFCYLMGRIKLGPANRLISHVTILGDTELGPANVLHSNVVIGDEPQDVEYRGGRREVRIGARNIFREGVTIHRGSEHGERTVIGDDNFLMQNAHVAHDCRIGNFTIIAGGAILAGWVEVADRAIISGNCAVHQYVRIGRLAFMRGLARTSRDVPPFCVLSDTHTVRAINVVGLRRAGFAPATIGALRQAFKILFGRRRNLRLALAELVAQGPRGAEVDELVEFIRQSRRGVAFGPAQASDAAQSE
- a CDS encoding DNA gyrase inhibitor YacG, whose translation is MRCPICKRPVEISPANRYRPFCSERCQMVDLGLWAGEEYRVPGGQVDDRAHPDDRKKKLLN
- a CDS encoding phospholipid carrier-dependent glycosyltransferase, which gives rise to MLVGLVLYCLWIYSRPLMRAGDSSLGWALLLLAGLGVLKFATLPIFPGLGIDVGSYQAWALRMADGGPARMYQPGYFLDYPPGYLYGLWAAGALVRELGISGDLARWIIETPALIGDLVLGWLVFVIVRRRQPAMAWLGLILFALNPALLFDTVVWGQSDSVFTLMMLLATVLAIDGEFELSWGMAALAVLTKPQALALLPILALWTLIRARPATWGTSVLGFAAVGVIGAGPFQSGRPWSWLVSLYGSTAAYYHETSVNAFNFMGLLGGLRQADANRVAGLSYFTIGMGLLALMYLGLALLLWRRRSAENMLAVCFLAVFGFFMFAPRMHERYLYPALVFAVPLAVESGWMLAVLAVLSATFLFNLADVKSALEHNYFFPSHDPLAMFTAVINTAALGAAAYWSWMAARAGAGPPRVPALWQQVQAATGARLRAAEHSVTGGKSAAVDEGRCPRWQRLDGYIVLVLVVAAAVLHFWHLGRPNEIVFDEVHFVGQARHYLHGEQFLDPHPPLAKLLIALGIWLFGDHPWAWRLGNASVGTALVAITYLLGRRMFNSRMTGTLAAAFVLCDGMFIVDSRIAVVDIVYLTFAAWSYLLLFRFIQTTDLRARRWTLLAMAVTLGLCLGSKLYVPAITYLLVVGFMTYVLLSEGRSPAGGAAPGRRPAPAAVRTAAQIAREKRVSGAVAMVTAVAAIFYIGTFLPHYLLGWWGGIADLFKYYKDVIWYENSVASATHPYSAPWWSWPLMLRPIAYWQNFPPVGDVATIWGGGNPASWWGALTAILIVGMQAIERRSLPRAFLAIGFLSYLLMWVPIGRTLFLYHYMPAVYLGYLALGATLTECWEGKLLVLEKVALLLTLMPPLLLGIGGAAGAIAALALLAGYAALLGRGQWEGRFVCLVFVGVIALCFVYFLPLWLGIPVSRAGYYARMWLQGPGLRNWI